A window of the Longimicrobium sp. genome harbors these coding sequences:
- a CDS encoding glycosyltransferase family 9 protein: MPATDLNGARIAIVMMSAIGDAVHTLPVVNSLRAHAPDARITWIIQPGPHALVANHPAVDEFVVFDRKKGWRAYADVRRAVRGRRFDLVIALQVYLKAGLVTALLDSPRKLGFDRARARDFNWLFTTERIPPRGQRHVQDQYFEFLEHLGVPPLLEWGLGPTAEESAKYRHLLPEDGRPTVALVVGTSKPGKEWPAERYARVADALAGDLGVQTMLVGGKSSRELEAAAAIKRLSGHAPLDLLEWDLRRLVYLIDRADVLVSPDTGPLHAGVALNTPTVALMGYTNPKRVGPYRRFHDLMIDAYGDPGEDYPVSAEYRPGRMERITPEQVVEKVELALKRYPRGR; encoded by the coding sequence GTGCCCGCCACCGACCTGAACGGCGCCCGTATCGCCATCGTCATGATGAGCGCCATCGGCGACGCGGTGCACACGCTTCCGGTCGTCAACTCGCTGCGCGCGCACGCACCGGACGCGCGCATCACCTGGATCATCCAGCCCGGCCCGCACGCGCTGGTCGCCAACCATCCCGCCGTCGACGAGTTCGTCGTCTTCGACCGCAAGAAAGGGTGGCGCGCCTACGCAGACGTGCGCCGCGCCGTCCGCGGCCGGCGCTTCGACCTGGTGATCGCGCTGCAGGTGTACCTCAAGGCGGGGCTCGTCACGGCGCTCCTCGACTCGCCGCGCAAGCTGGGGTTCGACCGGGCGCGGGCGCGCGACTTCAACTGGCTGTTCACCACCGAGCGCATCCCCCCGCGCGGCCAGCGCCACGTGCAGGACCAGTACTTCGAGTTCCTCGAGCACCTCGGCGTCCCCCCGCTCCTCGAGTGGGGCCTCGGCCCGACGGCGGAAGAGTCCGCGAAGTACCGGCATCTCCTTCCCGAAGACGGCCGCCCCACCGTCGCCCTGGTCGTCGGCACCAGCAAGCCGGGGAAGGAGTGGCCGGCGGAGCGCTACGCCCGCGTGGCCGACGCGCTGGCGGGCGACCTCGGCGTGCAGACGATGCTCGTCGGCGGCAAGTCCTCCCGCGAACTCGAAGCGGCGGCGGCGATCAAGCGCCTCTCCGGCCACGCGCCGCTGGACCTGCTGGAGTGGGACCTGCGCCGCCTCGTGTACCTCATCGACCGCGCGGACGTGCTGGTGAGCCCCGACACCGGGCCGCTGCACGCCGGCGTCGCCCTGAACACGCCCACGGTGGCGCTGATGGGCTACACGAACCCCAAGCGCGTGGGCCCCTACCGCCGCTTCCACGACCTGATGATCGACGCGTACGGCGACCCCGGCGAGGATTATCCCGTGAGCGCCGAATACCGCCCCGGCCGCATGGAGCGCATCACCCCCGAGCAGGTGGTGGAGAAGGTGGAGCTGGCGCTGAAGCGGTATCCGCGCGGGCGCTGA
- a CDS encoding non-heme iron oxygenase ferredoxin subunit, which produces MAEYEVARVTAVPPGEARGFTVAREEIVLCNVDGEIYALQGICTHEELPLDGGEIEDGVLTCEWHGAQFDVRTGAVCSPPASIPLRGFDTRVDDEGRIFVTMP; this is translated from the coding sequence ATGGCGGAATACGAAGTGGCCCGCGTGACGGCGGTCCCCCCCGGCGAGGCGCGCGGCTTCACCGTCGCGCGCGAGGAGATCGTGCTCTGCAACGTGGACGGCGAGATCTACGCGCTGCAGGGGATCTGCACCCACGAGGAGCTGCCGCTGGACGGCGGCGAGATCGAGGACGGCGTGCTGACCTGCGAGTGGCACGGCGCCCAGTTCGACGTGCGGACGGGCGCCGTCTGCTCGCCCCCCGCCAGCATCCCCCTCCGCGGCTTCGACACCCGCGTCGACGACGAGGGCCGCATCTTCGTGACGATGCCGTAG